A genomic region of Deltaproteobacteria bacterium contains the following coding sequences:
- a CDS encoding biotin/lipoyl-binding protein, with amino-acid sequence MKYEVSEKGGETHSVELRELGENAYEVTLDGRTVQVDAARSGKTIFSILEDGRQFEVIIDETGAHGFDVLVGGQLLHLQAFDERSRLLAATGKAAVSGPQRVEAEMPGKVVKISAPVGASVQEGQGVVILEAMKMENEIKSPVDGTVTEIGVAEGQTVESGALLFVVEPPAGPGPPAADASP; translated from the coding sequence GTGAAGTACGAGGTCTCGGAGAAGGGCGGCGAGACCCACAGCGTCGAGCTCCGGGAGCTCGGCGAGAACGCCTACGAGGTGACGCTCGACGGCCGCACCGTCCAGGTCGACGCAGCCCGCAGCGGCAAGACGATCTTCTCGATCCTCGAGGACGGCCGGCAGTTCGAGGTGATCATCGACGAGACCGGCGCGCACGGCTTCGACGTGCTCGTCGGCGGCCAGCTCCTCCACCTCCAGGCCTTCGACGAGCGCTCGCGCCTCCTGGCGGCGACGGGCAAGGCGGCGGTCAGCGGCCCGCAGCGGGTCGAGGCCGAGATGCCCGGCAAGGTCGTGAAGATCTCGGCGCCGGTCGGTGCGAGCGTGCAGGAGGGACAGGGCGTCGTGATCCTCGAGGCGATGAAGATGGAGAACGAGATCAAGTCGCCGGTCGACGGCACCGTGACCGAGATCGGCGTCGCCGAGGGCCAGACCGTCGAGAGCGGGGCGCTCCTCTTCGTGGTCGAGCCGCCCGCCGGCCCCGGACCGCCCGCGGCAGACGCGAGCCCCTGA
- the tatC gene encoding twin-arginine translocase subunit TatC, protein MDETRLPLTEHLAELRRRIVRALLFWVAGTGVAWWFREAIFRELLRPAVAALAREGGHLQAIAPGEIFFTYLKGAALAGFVLALPGVLWQVWAFIAPGLYPGEKKLAVPFVLTSTLLFVAGAFFGHRFVFPAMFTFLGEFESEFVQAAWSMREVWSMTTSMFLAFGVAFQLPVVVFFLASAGILTVRQLLRYFPYAILINFVIGAVLTPSPDWVSQSMLAVPMCVLYLLGVGVAWLFGGKRARGTSGEKPDAGAVARV, encoded by the coding sequence ATGGATGAGACCCGGCTCCCGCTGACCGAGCACCTGGCCGAGCTGCGGCGGCGGATCGTGCGCGCGCTGCTCTTCTGGGTGGCCGGGACGGGGGTCGCCTGGTGGTTCCGGGAGGCGATCTTCCGCGAGCTCCTGCGGCCCGCCGTCGCGGCGCTCGCGCGCGAGGGCGGCCACCTCCAGGCGATCGCGCCCGGCGAGATCTTCTTCACCTACCTGAAGGGCGCCGCCCTGGCCGGCTTCGTGCTGGCGCTCCCCGGCGTGCTCTGGCAGGTGTGGGCCTTCATCGCGCCCGGCCTCTACCCGGGCGAGAAGAAGCTCGCGGTGCCCTTCGTCCTGACCTCGACGCTGCTCTTCGTGGCGGGTGCCTTCTTCGGCCACCGGTTCGTGTTCCCGGCGATGTTCACCTTCCTCGGCGAGTTCGAGAGCGAGTTCGTGCAGGCGGCCTGGAGCATGCGCGAGGTGTGGTCGATGACGACCAGCATGTTCCTCGCCTTCGGCGTCGCCTTCCAGCTCCCCGTCGTGGTCTTCTTCCTGGCCAGCGCCGGCATCCTCACGGTGCGCCAGCTCCTCCGCTACTTCCCCTACGCGATCCTGATCAACTTCGTGATCGGCGCCGTGCTCACCCCGTCGCCCGACTGGGTGAGCCAGAGCATGCTCGCCGTCCCGATGTGCGTGCTCTACCTGCTCGGGGTCGGCGTCGCCTGGCTCTTCGGCGGCAAGCGCGCGCGCGGCACGTCCGGCGAGAAGCCGGACGCGGGAGCCGTGGCGCGGGTCTGA
- the tatB gene encoding Sec-independent protein translocase protein TatB, with protein sequence MFGIGMTELLVILVVALIVFGPTKLPELARSLGRAMHEFRRASNDLRASFNEAIEPPPPPRPEPPHPASAIPPPAAAPAPLDQPAAEAGPAGQAAPPPSSSPANG encoded by the coding sequence ATGTTCGGCATCGGGATGACGGAGCTGCTCGTGATCCTCGTCGTGGCCCTGATCGTCTTCGGGCCGACCAAGCTGCCGGAGCTGGCGCGCTCCCTCGGGCGCGCCATGCACGAGTTCCGGCGCGCCTCGAACGACCTGCGCGCGAGCTTCAACGAGGCGATCGAGCCGCCCCCGCCCCCGCGCCCGGAGCCGCCCCACCCGGCGTCGGCGATCCCGCCCCCGGCGGCCGCCCCCGCCCCGCTCGACCAGCCCGCGGCCGAGGCAGGGCCTGCCGGGCAGGCGGCTCCGCCGCCGTCCTCCTCGCCCGCGAATGGATGA
- a CDS encoding PilZ domain-containing protein codes for MEYAPFPRVHRDQQWRHGFTLDLSPRGLCVRAKVVAPIGSLLRIIVRSVDGRPSLDAVARVAWIAHAPGAHPRMGLEIVAARDRRPITVPAADGGALITGGPVALAS; via the coding sequence GTGGAGTACGCTCCGTTCCCGCGGGTCCATCGCGACCAGCAGTGGCGGCACGGCTTCACCCTCGATCTATCGCCGCGGGGCCTGTGTGTCCGGGCGAAGGTCGTCGCGCCCATCGGCTCCCTGCTCCGCATCATCGTCCGCAGCGTCGACGGGCGGCCGTCCCTCGACGCGGTGGCCCGCGTGGCGTGGATCGCGCACGCGCCGGGCGCGCACCCGCGCATGGGCCTCGAGATCGTGGCCGCGCGCGACCGCCGGCCGATCACGGTACCGGCCGCGGACGGGGGTGCGTTGATCACGGGGGGGCCCGTCGCCCTGGCTTCCTGA
- a CDS encoding response regulator yields MSDRSKHRATVLVVDDERGPRESLRMILSPAYRVLAVGSGAEAVEALRATPVDVVTLDLAMPGLRGAELMRKLRGEFPDVELIVITGQGSIESATEGIRWGVADYLQKPFDVMQVSTAVQRALSRRRGRTRLVQFLEDLGDLVGRDADVRSILERVEGSADLRGRLGELLARQVTELPPADSFDADRVLPFFERLAQTVEGQDPYRRGHGRRVAFFATLLADRLGLPDEQKRATRVAAFLHDVGKIGVPTDLLVRRGELSEMERRIVEQHPEIGGRLLEPLGLGEGVVAAVRSHHERWDGCGYPDGKAGEAIPLGARIVQVADAFDAMTSDRPWRRARTQGAALAELRQEAGRQFDPALAKELTALVESGACDTDLELVAVAVGAAAAGTRSSAGPSALRNAW; encoded by the coding sequence GTGTCCGATCGGAGCAAGCACCGAGCCACCGTCCTGGTGGTGGACGACGAACGCGGTCCGCGCGAGTCGCTCCGCATGATCCTGTCGCCGGCGTACCGCGTGCTCGCGGTCGGCAGCGGCGCCGAGGCCGTCGAGGCGCTGCGCGCGACGCCGGTCGACGTCGTGACCCTCGACCTGGCGATGCCCGGCCTGCGGGGCGCGGAGCTGATGCGCAAGCTCCGCGGCGAGTTCCCCGACGTCGAGCTGATCGTGATCACCGGGCAGGGAAGCATCGAGTCCGCGACCGAGGGCATCCGCTGGGGAGTCGCGGACTATCTCCAGAAGCCCTTCGACGTGATGCAGGTGAGCACGGCCGTCCAGCGTGCCCTCAGCCGCCGGCGCGGGCGGACCCGCCTGGTGCAGTTCCTGGAGGATCTCGGCGACCTGGTCGGCCGTGACGCCGACGTGCGGAGCATCCTCGAGCGGGTGGAGGGGAGCGCGGATCTGCGCGGGCGGCTCGGCGAGCTGCTGGCCAGGCAGGTCACCGAGCTGCCGCCCGCGGACAGCTTCGACGCGGACCGCGTGCTGCCCTTCTTCGAGCGCCTCGCCCAGACCGTGGAGGGACAGGATCCCTACCGGCGCGGCCACGGCAGGCGCGTCGCGTTCTTTGCGACCCTGCTCGCAGATCGCCTCGGCCTCCCCGACGAGCAGAAGCGGGCGACCCGCGTCGCGGCCTTCCTGCACGACGTCGGCAAGATCGGCGTGCCCACCGACCTGCTCGTGCGCCGCGGCGAGCTCTCCGAGATGGAACGCCGCATCGTCGAGCAGCATCCCGAGATCGGGGGCCGCCTGCTCGAGCCGCTCGGGCTCGGCGAGGGCGTCGTCGCGGCGGTCCGGTCCCACCACGAGCGCTGGGACGGCTGCGGCTATCCCGACGGCAAGGCCGGCGAGGCGATCCCGCTCGGCGCCCGCATCGTCCAGGTGGCCGACGCCTTCGACGCGATGACGAGCGACCGCCCCTGGCGCCGAGCGCGCACGCAGGGCGCCGCGCTCGCCGAGCTGCGCCAGGAGGCGGGCCGCCAGTTCGATCCGGCGCTCGCGAAGGAGCTCACGGCGCTCGTCGAGAGCGGCGCGTGCGACACCGACCTCGAGCTGGTGGCGGTCGCGGTCGGAGCCGCAGCCGCCGGGACGCGATCTTCGGCCGGACCGTCGGCGCTGCGGAACGCATGGTGA
- a CDS encoding sigma-54 dependent transcriptional regulator: MGRVLVVDDERGVQESLRLLLKEEHEVATAGSVEEGLRALDAGGVDVILLDLVMPGRSGLDMLRELAERGDSPPVVVVSATRAVAAAVEAMKLGAADFVTKPFEVEALRIKVRQILEHRALEQEVVRLRDEVAGRARLGRLIGRSEAMRLVYRSIERLAESRSNVLISGESGTGKELVARAVHELGPRREAPFVVVNCAAIPDTLLESELFGHEKGAFTDARERRIGRFEAAHGGTLFLDEIGELPLAVQAKLLRALQDRTIDRVGSTQPIPVDVRVVAATNRDLEQEVAAGRFRSDLYYRIHVVPIVLPPLRERREDIRLLAETFLARVRADAGRGPARIAPAALAALERHAWPGNVRELENAIERAVALADGEALGFADLPQEIQQAARGDVLREEVRAGRLDLPAAVARFETELIREALTRTGGNQTRAAELLGLTRRVLKLKMDAYAIGGD, translated from the coding sequence ATGGGACGGGTGCTGGTGGTGGACGACGAGCGCGGCGTCCAGGAGTCGCTGCGCCTCCTGCTGAAGGAGGAGCACGAGGTCGCCACGGCCGGCAGCGTCGAGGAGGGGCTGCGGGCCCTCGACGCGGGCGGCGTCGACGTGATCCTCCTCGATCTCGTGATGCCCGGCCGCAGCGGCCTCGACATGCTGCGCGAGCTGGCCGAGCGCGGCGACAGCCCGCCGGTGGTGGTGGTCTCGGCGACCCGGGCGGTCGCGGCCGCCGTCGAGGCGATGAAGCTCGGCGCCGCGGACTTCGTGACCAAGCCCTTCGAGGTCGAGGCGCTGCGCATCAAGGTGCGCCAGATCCTGGAGCACCGGGCGCTCGAGCAGGAGGTCGTGCGCCTGCGCGACGAGGTGGCGGGCCGCGCGCGGCTCGGGCGGCTGATCGGGCGCAGCGAGGCGATGCGGCTCGTGTACCGCAGCATCGAGCGGCTGGCGGAGTCGCGCTCGAACGTGCTGATCAGCGGCGAGAGCGGCACCGGCAAGGAGCTCGTGGCACGCGCGGTCCACGAGCTCGGGCCGCGCCGCGAGGCGCCCTTCGTCGTCGTGAACTGCGCGGCGATCCCGGACACGCTGCTCGAGAGCGAGCTGTTCGGGCACGAGAAGGGCGCCTTCACGGACGCGCGCGAGCGGCGCATCGGCCGCTTCGAGGCCGCCCACGGCGGGACGCTCTTCCTCGACGAGATCGGCGAGCTGCCGCTCGCGGTGCAGGCGAAGCTCCTGCGCGCGCTCCAGGACCGCACGATCGACCGCGTGGGCTCGACCCAGCCGATCCCCGTGGACGTGCGGGTGGTGGCGGCGACCAACCGCGATCTCGAGCAGGAGGTGGCCGCCGGGCGCTTCCGCTCCGATCTCTACTACCGGATCCACGTGGTGCCGATCGTGCTGCCCCCCCTGCGCGAGCGGCGCGAGGACATCCGACTGCTCGCCGAGACCTTCCTGGCCCGGGTGCGCGCGGACGCGGGCCGTGGCCCCGCGCGCATCGCGCCGGCTGCGCTTGCCGCGCTCGAGCGCCACGCGTGGCCCGGCAACGTGCGCGAACTCGAGAACGCGATCGAGCGCGCGGTGGCGCTCGCCGACGGGGAGGCGCTCGGGTTCGCGGATCTGCCCCAGGAGATCCAGCAGGCAGCCCGCGGGGACGTCCTGCGCGAGGAAGTCCGGGCCGGACGCCTCGACCTGCCCGCAGCCGTCGCCCGCTTCGAGACCGAGCTGATCCGGGAGGCCCTGACGCGAACCGGAGGAAACCAGACCCGCGCTGCCGAGCTGCTCGGCCTCACGCGCCGGGTCCTGAAGCTCAAGATGGACGCCTACGCGATCGGCGGGGACTGA
- a CDS encoding FAD-dependent thymidylate synthase has translation MAALHGASEVLGSGADPAPSVRDGGPEVRLRNGFERPYDDAIAAARTCYSPRVIEAGEVTARQRRQIGPLTFQGGHHTVYQHATFEFSLSGVSRQLVWCFLHAFPFYNTEQQSQRYVRLDEPRAHVPPALRGEARELYVGAIERAWQAYRELTQRLVPVTRGILSGLWRLDRRKQTAFARDVAREAEKKAIETARYVIPIACHTAMVYTVSGLVLHRLRRMAAASDAPDEARDVVGRMVALVERVDPAFFSEVGDPPRAGDEVVESRTAPARVGDAAAAAAFDAALGGRRSLLVDWGARAPQVVAEAVRHVLGRPELSDPEALALALDPARNPYRLDTLNVSTHAPVMRALEHAHYTFRKKLSHTADSQDQRHRMVPGSRPLLSRTVPAAVDVVEPELIRGDPGCHALFVEAVEAAWDARARLLALGATPELALYVLPNALAVRFEESGSLLHLLHKWTMRTCFNAQREIYEASLDELAQVRALHPELVRHVGPPCFVRDGLARPRCTEGSHFCGVPVWRSFPDVERSI, from the coding sequence ATGGCGGCACTCCACGGCGCGAGCGAAGTCCTCGGCTCCGGCGCGGATCCGGCCCCGTCCGTCCGCGACGGTGGCCCGGAGGTCCGGCTCCGCAACGGGTTCGAGCGCCCCTACGACGACGCGATCGCCGCCGCCCGCACCTGCTACTCGCCGCGCGTCATCGAGGCCGGCGAGGTCACGGCCCGCCAGCGCCGCCAGATCGGCCCGCTCACCTTCCAGGGCGGACACCACACGGTGTACCAGCACGCAACCTTCGAGTTCTCGCTCTCGGGGGTGTCGCGCCAGCTCGTCTGGTGCTTCCTGCACGCCTTTCCCTTCTACAACACCGAGCAGCAGAGCCAGCGCTACGTGCGCCTCGACGAGCCGCGCGCGCACGTCCCGCCCGCCCTGCGCGGCGAGGCGCGCGAGCTCTACGTGGGCGCCATCGAGCGCGCCTGGCAGGCGTACCGCGAGCTGACGCAGCGGCTGGTCCCGGTGACGCGCGGGATCCTGTCGGGGCTCTGGCGCCTCGACCGGCGCAAACAGACGGCCTTCGCGCGCGACGTCGCCCGCGAGGCCGAGAAGAAGGCGATCGAGACCGCCCGCTACGTGATCCCGATCGCCTGCCACACGGCGATGGTCTACACGGTCTCGGGGCTGGTGCTGCACCGCCTGCGCCGGATGGCCGCCGCCAGCGACGCGCCCGACGAGGCGCGCGACGTGGTGGGCCGCATGGTCGCCCTGGTGGAGCGCGTCGACCCGGCCTTCTTCTCGGAGGTGGGCGACCCCCCGCGCGCCGGCGACGAGGTGGTCGAGAGCCGGACGGCGCCGGCGCGCGTCGGCGACGCCGCCGCGGCCGCCGCCTTCGACGCCGCGCTCGGCGGGCGCCGCTCGCTGCTCGTCGACTGGGGCGCCCGCGCGCCGCAGGTGGTGGCCGAGGCCGTGCGCCACGTGCTGGGCCGTCCCGAGCTGTCGGACCCCGAGGCCCTGGCGCTGGCCCTCGACCCGGCGCGCAACCCGTACCGGCTCGACACCCTGAACGTCTCGACCCACGCCCCCGTGATGCGCGCGCTCGAGCACGCGCACTACACCTTCCGCAAGAAGCTCTCGCACACGGCCGACTCGCAGGACCAGCGCCACCGGATGGTGCCGGGGTCGCGGCCGCTGCTCTCGCGCACGGTGCCGGCCGCCGTCGACGTCGTCGAGCCGGAGCTGATCCGCGGTGACCCGGGCTGCCACGCGCTCTTCGTCGAGGCGGTGGAGGCAGCCTGGGACGCCCGGGCGCGGCTCCTGGCGCTCGGCGCCACGCCGGAGCTCGCGCTCTACGTGCTGCCCAACGCGCTGGCGGTGCGCTTCGAGGAGTCGGGCTCGCTCCTGCACCTGCTCCACAAGTGGACGATGCGCACCTGCTTCAACGCGCAGCGCGAGATCTACGAGGCCTCGCTGGACGAGCTGGCCCAGGTGCGCGCGCTGCACCCCGAGCTGGTGCGCCACGTGGGGCCTCCGTGCTTCGTGCGCGACGGCCTCGCCAGGCCGCGCTGCACCGAGGGCAGCCACTTCTGCGGCGTGCCCGTCTGGCGCAGCTTCCCCGACGTCGAGCGGAGCATCTGA
- a CDS encoding GNAT family N-acetyltransferase — protein MSTGAARLARRADLAAVAALWAALVEEHAALDPAFALEAGAEAGLPAEAARILEDPAAALWVWEGAEGVAGFCAAQRRPAPAAARERARVEITELAVAPAARRRGAGRALVAAALAWAAAGGARRIEVRVAARNPAGQAFWRALGFADFVDVLDRRL, from the coding sequence TTGAGCACGGGCGCCGCGCGCCTCGCGCGGCGCGCCGACCTGGCCGCGGTGGCGGCGCTCTGGGCGGCGCTCGTCGAGGAGCACGCGGCGCTCGATCCCGCCTTCGCGCTGGAGGCCGGCGCAGAGGCCGGACTGCCGGCAGAGGCCGCGCGCATCCTCGAGGATCCCGCGGCCGCCCTGTGGGTCTGGGAGGGTGCGGAGGGCGTCGCCGGCTTCTGTGCCGCCCAGCGCCGGCCCGCGCCGGCCGCGGCGCGCGAGCGGGCGCGGGTCGAGATCACCGAGCTGGCCGTGGCGCCGGCGGCGCGCCGGCGGGGAGCGGGCCGCGCGCTCGTCGCCGCGGCACTGGCCTGGGCCGCCGCGGGCGGCGCGCGCCGGATCGAGGTGCGGGTGGCGGCGCGCAACCCCGCCGGCCAGGCCTTCTGGCGCGCGCTCGGCTTCGCGGACTTCGTGGACGTGCTCGATCGCCGGCTGTAG